One window of the Dermacentor andersoni chromosome 10, qqDerAnde1_hic_scaffold, whole genome shotgun sequence genome contains the following:
- the LOC126519074 gene encoding vacuolar protein sorting-associated protein 4A-like: MKRLSRARKHAERAAYLEIVSNDHAAALAQYTHAVMHLESALEIILCRMRACAAKLGTLSHYVASPERWERIALPPCRTLTADKRYVCEMDGLVVLGRHCGRCVDVGFPDVLRQLLQFMQIPSFGRSRKPPSDRHKSWRTVLLSGPAATGKHSLARALSSGIRVCSVSYVYVPELLRKPKHKLELTVRSIFDAAGAVVPTVVILDRVDEICMAGAAHASKVFSECIQDVLDDPHGDSASRRYVIGVTNSPWLLTPGVQALFQRRIYVPLPDHTCRATIAQHLLSGSDGYAASLSLGDIADATEGFTSTELTMCLRSPFWHIDSREKLDERFVDLVSVSGLGPARCCCLCVEEVEQDEELTPHELPGVSEAGPECPSATPLIAVDAELQKAIGAMTRVLAQNVRPRPPLRGVAVRTSSKSSVRNCIIC, from the exons ATGAAGCGCCTGAGCCGAGCTCGCAAGCACGCCGAGCGCGCTGCGTACTTGGAAATCGTGTCGAACGATCACGCAGCAGCCCTGGCCCAATACACGCATGCCGTCATGCACCTCGAGAGCGCCCTGGAGATCATCCTCTGCCGCATGCGCGCGTGCGCTGCCAAGCTCGGGACGCTAAG TCACTACGTGGCTTCGCCTGAGCGATGGGAGCGTATCGCCTTACCACCCTGCCGCACCCTGACCGCAGACAAGCGCTACGTCTGCGAGATGGACGGCCTGGTCGTTCTGGGCCGCCACTGCGGTCGCTGCGTCGACGTCGGCTTTCCGGACGTGCTGCGGCAGCTCTTGCAGTTCATGCAGATCCCGAGCTTCGGCCGCTCCCGGAAGCCCCCTAGCGACAGGCATAAGTCGTGGAGGACCGTGCTCCTCTCGGGTCCCGCGGCCACCGGCAAGCACAGCCTAGCGAGAGCCCTGAGCAGCGGTATCCGGGTCTGCTCGGTGTCCTACGTGTACGTGCCGGAGTTGCTGCGCAAGCCGAAGCACAAGCTGGAGCTCACCGTCAGGAGCATCTTCGACGCCGCCGGAGCTGTGGTGCCGACAGTGGTCATCCTGGACAGGGTGGACGAGATATGCATGGCGGGAGCAGCGCACGCGTCCAAG GTCTTCTCCGAGTGCATACAAGATGTTCTCGACGACCCGCATGGCGACTCGGCGTCTCGCCGGTACGTGATTGGCGTCACCAACAGCCCCTGGCTCCTGACCCCTGGCGTGCAGGCGTTGTTCCAGCGGCGAATCTACGTCCCGCTTCCCGACCACACGTGCCGGGCGACGATTGCGCAGCATCTCCTCTCGGGCTCCGACGGTTACGCGGCCTCCCTTTCACTCGGAGACATCGCGGACGCCACGGAGGGCTTCACGAGCACCGAGCTCACCATGTGCTTGCGCAGCCCCTTCTGGCATATCGACTCGCGCGAGAAGCTCGACGAGCGGTTCGTGGACCTGGTCAGCGTCTCCGGTTTGGGacccgctcgctgctgctgcctctgtGTCGAAGAGGTAGAGCAGGACGAGGAACTGACACCGCATGAGTTGCCGGGCGTGTCGGAAGCGGGCCCCGAATGTCCCAGCGCGACGCCGCTCATCGCCGTCGACGCTGAACTGCAGAAGGCCATTGGGGCCATGACCCGAGTGCTGGCGCAGAACGTGAGGCCTAGACCACCACTCCGAGGGGTGGCGGTGAGGACGTCGTCGAAATCGTCAGTGCGGAACTGCATTATTTGTTGA